The following coding sequences are from one Vicinamibacteria bacterium window:
- a CDS encoding VTT domain-containing protein, producing MLSSLGGLSGLGIIPFVLGGGVAVVFLFPGSVVMTAAGAAFGLGKGFVAAQVAASAGAALAFLVSRYLARSRVERWVRSKPAFSSLDEAIGVAGWKLVLLTRCCPVFPYVFQNYAYGLTRVSFSHYALGSFIGLVPATLLFVYLGSLGRAGAEAVSGRAEPAQVVFQLLGFAATVAATVYVTRISRQALRRAGI from the coding sequence GTGCTGTCTTCTCTCGGCGGGCTCTCGGGCCTGGGGATCATACCCTTCGTGCTCGGGGGCGGTGTCGCCGTGGTTTTCCTGTTCCCGGGATCGGTCGTCATGACGGCCGCCGGAGCCGCCTTCGGTCTCGGAAAAGGGTTCGTGGCGGCGCAAGTCGCGGCGAGCGCGGGGGCGGCGCTCGCTTTTCTCGTCTCCCGCTACTTGGCACGCTCACGCGTCGAGCGTTGGGTTCGGTCGAAGCCCGCGTTCTCGTCCCTCGATGAAGCCATCGGCGTCGCTGGCTGGAAGCTCGTGTTGCTTACGAGATGCTGCCCGGTCTTTCCCTACGTGTTTCAGAACTACGCCTACGGTCTGACACGAGTGAGTTTCTCCCATTACGCGCTTGGCAGCTTCATCGGGCTCGTGCCCGCCACCCTGCTGTTCGTTTATCTGGGCTCTCTCGGCCGCGCCGGAGCCGAGGCGGTCTCGGGACGGGCGGAGCCGGCGCAGGTTGTTTTTCAGCTGCTGGGATTTGCCGCGACGGTCGCCGCGACCGTCTATGTGACTCGGATTTCCCGGCAAGCGCTCCGCAGGGCCGGCATCTGA